One Streptosporangiales bacterium DNA segment encodes these proteins:
- a CDS encoding ATP-binding cassette domain-containing protein, with the protein MDLRFDDVSVSIDGNELVRDLSLDVGEGTVAGLIGPNGSGKSTALRCVYRALRPTHGTVWLAGGDLTTLSLRRSAKVVAALTQEAGTDLDFTVEEIVALGRTPHLFGNQALSERERHLCRQAMATLDIAHLAHRGILTLSGGERQRVLIARALVTEPKVLVLDEPTNHLDIRHQVEVLALLRRSGLTVLVVLHDLNLAAATCDRVGVLSHGRLVATGTPREVLTPALVREVFGVETTVVSHPLTGDPQLLYSLSSSATPMKGSPP; encoded by the coding sequence GTGGACCTGCGCTTCGACGACGTCTCTGTCTCGATCGACGGCAACGAGCTCGTACGCGACCTCTCCCTCGACGTCGGGGAGGGCACGGTCGCGGGCCTCATCGGTCCCAACGGGTCGGGCAAGTCCACCGCCCTGCGGTGTGTCTATCGCGCCCTCCGACCGACACACGGCACGGTCTGGCTCGCCGGCGGCGACCTCACGACCCTGTCGTTACGGCGCAGCGCCAAGGTCGTCGCCGCCCTGACCCAGGAGGCGGGCACCGACCTCGACTTCACCGTCGAGGAGATCGTCGCCCTCGGCCGCACACCACACCTGTTCGGCAACCAGGCCCTGAGCGAGCGGGAGCGGCACCTGTGCCGGCAAGCGATGGCCACTCTCGACATCGCGCACCTCGCTCACCGCGGCATCCTCACCCTGTCCGGCGGGGAACGCCAGCGGGTACTCATCGCACGCGCACTCGTCACCGAGCCGAAGGTGCTCGTGCTCGACGAGCCGACCAACCACCTCGACATCCGCCACCAGGTCGAGGTGCTCGCGCTGCTGCGACGATCCGGCCTCACCGTCCTGGTCGTCCTGCACGACCTCAACCTCGCCGCCGCGACCTGCGACCGGGTCGGCGTCCTCTCCCACGGCCGCCTCGTCGCGACGGGTACGCCGCGAGAGGTGCTCACGCCCGCGCTGGTCAGAGAGGTCTTCGGCGTCGAGACCACCGTGGTGTCGCATCCCCTGACCGGCGATCCGCAGCTCCTCTATTCCCTCAGCTCGTCCGCCACGCCGATGAAAGGCAGTCCCCCATGA
- a CDS encoding ABC transporter substrate-binding protein: MTQRPSHRLTATLVTATAAASLLTGCGATVEDSAGSRTTAVHRCGERVEYTPPRRAVAYEGGSADKLFALGLTEHVHGYVMPPANPPVRESPWASEYAKVEMLSDDLLNKELVVQAKADLVVAGWNSGFSDQRGITPEVLDKLGIQSFMHAESCFNYPGHPERVTPFEGLYTDLERLGRIFGVEDRAAEVVTDLRARVKTVRSRAPKGDPVPVFLYDSGTDQPFTAGAQVPPDDIIRFAGGRNIFADVDARWTQVGWEAVVQASPEVIIVLDYGDQPAAEKIAFLKKSPKTRHLPAVVNDRFYVLDYNEGISGPRNVDGLEGFAEYLRDLD, encoded by the coding sequence ATGACCCAGCGCCCGTCCCACCGACTCACCGCGACACTCGTGACCGCGACGGCCGCGGCCTCGCTGCTCACCGGGTGCGGCGCCACGGTCGAGGACTCCGCGGGCTCGCGGACGACGGCCGTGCACCGCTGCGGCGAGCGCGTCGAGTACACGCCGCCACGACGCGCGGTCGCGTACGAGGGCGGCAGCGCGGACAAGCTGTTCGCCCTCGGCCTCACCGAGCACGTCCACGGCTACGTCATGCCGCCCGCCAACCCGCCGGTACGCGAGTCGCCGTGGGCGAGCGAGTACGCGAAGGTCGAGATGCTCAGTGACGATCTCCTCAACAAGGAACTCGTGGTGCAGGCGAAAGCCGACCTCGTGGTCGCCGGCTGGAACTCCGGCTTCAGCGACCAGCGCGGCATCACGCCTGAGGTCCTCGACAAGCTGGGGATCCAGAGCTTCATGCACGCGGAGTCGTGCTTCAACTACCCCGGGCACCCCGAGCGGGTCACGCCGTTCGAGGGCCTGTACACCGACCTCGAACGCCTCGGCAGGATCTTCGGCGTCGAGGACCGGGCGGCAGAGGTCGTCACCGATCTCCGAGCACGCGTCAAGACGGTACGGTCCCGGGCTCCGAAGGGAGACCCCGTGCCCGTGTTCCTCTACGACTCGGGCACGGACCAGCCGTTCACCGCCGGCGCGCAGGTACCGCCCGACGACATCATCAGGTTCGCCGGCGGCCGTAACATCTTCGCCGACGTCGACGCCCGCTGGACCCAGGTCGGCTGGGAGGCCGTCGTCCAGGCGAGTCCCGAGGTCATCATCGTCCTCGACTACGGCGACCAGCCGGCGGCGGAGAAGATCGCCTTTCTGAAGAAGTCACCGAAGACCCGCCACCTGCCGGCCGTCGTCAACGACCGCTTCTACGTGCTCGACTACAACGAGGGCATCAGCGGCCCCCGCAATGTCGACGGCCTGGAGGGCTTCGCCGAGTACCTGCGCGACCTGGACTGA
- a CDS encoding methyltransferase domain-containing protein produces MTFAEVTEPFDTGHREFGALSPLLWQPLGSALVERAGPRPGERVLDACCGDGASAIPAARAVGESGHVDAVDGAAGLLELGRTRATDLPQLRFARADVTAWRTEQRYDLVQCAYGVFFLPDMDASCRRLIGMLTGGGRFAVSAWRYPAIREFATCLIAAVEEEQGKPLPAPSSVQPAERIDNEGKLHDWLASLGLVSVQTWTVPFECPLTDPEVAWMIVTGTGFRGMLDRFDDAGVERVRQGLLRRIDERRLHTLDATSVIGVGTRQERSDR; encoded by the coding sequence ATGACCTTCGCCGAGGTGACCGAACCGTTCGACACAGGGCACCGAGAGTTCGGTGCGCTGTCCCCTCTGCTGTGGCAACCGCTCGGCAGCGCACTCGTCGAACGAGCCGGGCCCAGACCCGGGGAACGCGTGCTCGACGCCTGCTGCGGCGACGGCGCATCGGCCATCCCCGCAGCTCGAGCCGTCGGGGAGAGTGGACACGTCGACGCCGTCGACGGCGCAGCAGGACTGCTCGAGCTCGGTCGCACCAGGGCCACGGATCTGCCACAGCTCCGATTCGCCCGGGCCGACGTCACGGCGTGGCGGACAGAGCAGCGGTACGACCTCGTCCAGTGCGCCTACGGTGTCTTCTTCCTCCCGGACATGGACGCGTCCTGTCGGCGACTCATCGGCATGCTGACCGGTGGCGGACGGTTCGCCGTGTCCGCCTGGAGGTATCCCGCCATCAGAGAGTTCGCCACCTGCCTCATCGCCGCCGTGGAGGAGGAACAGGGCAAGCCGCTTCCCGCGCCGTCCAGCGTGCAACCCGCCGAACGCATCGACAACGAAGGCAAGCTCCACGACTGGCTGGCTTCGCTTGGCCTGGTCTCGGTGCAGACATGGACCGTGCCCTTCGAGTGCCCCCTCACCGATCCCGAGGTCGCGTGGATGATCGTGACCGGCACCGGATTCCGCGGCATGCTCGACAGGTTCGACGACGCCGGCGTCGAGCGGGTCCGGCAGGGACTGCTGCGGCGGATCGACGAACGCCGACTCCACACCCTCGACGCCACATCCGTGATCGGCGTGGGGACACGCCAGGAGAGGAGCGACAGGTGA
- a CDS encoding GNAT family N-acetyltransferase gives MDRALRVPPHRSRGRVDDRDRHRIPRHARQVRRRRRRAGPAGTAAADRRTPTPHPRRHIRDRRGDTPGEERQVTNGTNGTRGRADATLRIHALRDQERRSADPALVALVQLIQEQPPYSYRADEVPHASTWFTALLSNSTVAYTASTDRPVAYCVLMPLRRRPDGEKLATLTGVDLERTLYIAELGADPSIRRRGVATRLLLAGLSSAPPDVDTYLVRTLADNTPAITLYQNLGFTLIDRTRQTHRGRSRVFLTCDRPAHGWSSSNGGPASNGR, from the coding sequence ATGGACCGTGCCCTTCGAGTGCCCCCTCACCGATCCCGAGGTCGCGTGGATGATCGTGACCGGCACCGGATTCCGCGGCATGCTCGACAGGTTCGACGACGCCGGCGTCGAGCGGGTCCGGCAGGGACTGCTGCGGCGGATCGACGAACGCCGACTCCACACCCTCGACGCCACATCCGTGATCGGCGTGGGGACACGCCAGGAGAGGAGCGACAGGTGACGAACGGGACCAACGGCACACGAGGACGAGCCGACGCGACCCTACGCATCCACGCCCTCCGCGACCAGGAACGACGGTCTGCCGATCCGGCACTCGTCGCCCTCGTCCAGCTGATCCAGGAGCAACCGCCCTACAGCTACCGCGCCGACGAGGTCCCCCATGCGTCTACGTGGTTCACGGCCCTGCTGAGCAACAGCACGGTTGCCTACACCGCCTCGACGGACCGGCCCGTCGCCTACTGCGTCCTGATGCCCCTTCGCCGTCGCCCCGACGGGGAGAAGCTCGCCACACTCACCGGCGTGGACCTGGAGCGCACCTTGTACATCGCCGAACTCGGCGCCGATCCGTCGATCCGACGACGCGGCGTCGCCACGCGCCTGCTGTTGGCCGGACTCTCGAGCGCACCGCCCGATGTCGACACCTACCTCGTGCGCACCCTGGCGGACAACACCCCGGCCATCACCCTGTACCAGAACCTCGGATTCACACTCATCGACCGTACGCGGCAGACACATCGTGGTCGCTCGCGCGTCTTTCTGACCTGCGACCGGCCGGCGCACGGTTGGTCATCGTCGAATGGCGGCCCTGCGTCGAACGGACGATGA
- a CDS encoding ATP-binding cassette domain-containing protein, protein MTRQLVLVDEFSALHGNEPIVDRVSFRMDAGSVTALVGESGSGKTTTGLALLGEVAPGIRVSGRVLVDGHPVDAEHPPPPGLVGYVPQHPSTALNPARKVGGVLAEIARLHIGSTPVRRRRTGVRRMMIDAMRRAEIADPAQLLDRYPHQLSGGQQQRVVLAQALIGKAKLIVADEPTTGQDALTRQRVAGELRAMRERGIAVLLLTHDLDLVELLADQVLVMRGGELLERGKASQVLHTPAHDYTRALTTAHQAAATARELTATRGDLLVVEGLTAGHRRARASRHTLHDVSIRISAGERVALVGRSGSGKTTLARCIAGLHTPFEGRMLLDGSPLAPGLRHRSRADLAAVQYVFQDSHASFSEFTAVIDQVARTAVRLFGTPVATARRDARTMLERFGLSPAMIDRRPTALSGGELQRAALARALLAEPRVLICDEITSGLDVITQAALLRQLRDHHRDLNRALVLVTHDLAVVTEIADRMLVMDDGRIIEDGPADQVLARPAHELTRALVESSSVRRRAAIRR, encoded by the coding sequence ATGACGCGGCAGCTGGTTCTCGTCGACGAGTTCTCCGCCCTTCACGGCAATGAGCCCATCGTGGATCGAGTGTCGTTCCGGATGGACGCCGGTAGCGTCACCGCCCTGGTCGGGGAGTCCGGCAGCGGCAAGACGACCACGGGGCTGGCCTTGCTCGGTGAGGTGGCCCCCGGCATTCGCGTGTCCGGGCGTGTGCTGGTCGATGGCCACCCGGTGGACGCGGAGCATCCACCGCCACCGGGACTGGTCGGCTACGTGCCACAGCATCCTTCGACGGCGCTGAACCCGGCACGCAAGGTCGGCGGAGTTCTCGCCGAGATCGCACGCCTGCATATCGGCAGTACGCCGGTGCGCAGGCGGCGCACCGGCGTGCGCCGCATGATGATCGACGCCATGCGGCGTGCGGAGATCGCAGATCCCGCGCAGTTGCTCGACCGATACCCGCATCAGCTCTCCGGTGGTCAGCAGCAACGTGTCGTACTCGCGCAGGCGTTGATCGGCAAGGCCAAGCTGATCGTCGCCGACGAGCCGACGACCGGTCAGGACGCGTTGACGCGTCAGCGGGTCGCGGGCGAGTTACGTGCGATGCGTGAACGAGGGATCGCCGTCCTGCTGCTCACCCACGACCTGGACCTGGTCGAGCTGCTCGCCGACCAGGTGCTCGTGATGCGCGGTGGTGAGCTCCTCGAACGGGGCAAGGCCAGCCAGGTGCTGCACACCCCCGCGCACGACTACACGCGGGCGTTGACCACCGCGCACCAGGCGGCCGCGACGGCACGGGAGCTCACCGCCACCCGTGGTGATCTTCTCGTGGTGGAGGGTCTGACCGCCGGGCACCGGCGCGCCCGCGCCAGCAGGCACACGCTGCACGACGTATCGATTCGGATCTCTGCGGGTGAGCGGGTGGCGCTGGTGGGAAGGTCAGGCAGCGGGAAGACGACGCTTGCCCGGTGTATCGCCGGCTTGCACACGCCGTTCGAGGGCAGGATGCTGCTCGACGGCAGCCCACTCGCACCCGGCCTCCGACACAGGTCCAGAGCGGACCTCGCCGCAGTCCAGTACGTCTTCCAGGACTCGCATGCCTCGTTCAGTGAGTTCACCGCGGTCATCGACCAGGTCGCGCGGACCGCCGTCCGCCTCTTCGGCACGCCGGTGGCGACGGCACGGCGCGATGCGCGCACCATGCTGGAACGGTTCGGACTCTCTCCCGCGATGATCGACCGGCGTCCGACCGCACTCTCCGGCGGCGAACTGCAACGCGCCGCCCTCGCCAGAGCGCTGCTGGCCGAGCCGCGTGTCCTGATCTGCGACGAGATCACGTCCGGCCTGGACGTGATCACCCAGGCTGCGCTGCTACGACAACTGCGTGATCACCACCGAGATCTGAATCGCGCGCTCGTCCTCGTCACCCACGATCTTGCGGTGGTGACCGAGATCGCCGATCGGATGCTCGTGATGGACGACGGTCGGATCATCGAGGACGGTCCCGCCGATCAGGTACTCGCGCGTCCGGCTCACGAGCTCACCCGAGCACTCGTCGAGTCATCGTCCGTTCGACGCAGGGCCGCCATTCGACGATGA
- a CDS encoding ABC transporter permease subunit, whose amino-acid sequence MRGSWRLIPGVVLLGVPLLAAVFGPLLVTRGGSKDTASTTGNGHLLGTDYAGADVLNEVLLGGRTVVLVAAAATVCLYLAAVPIGVLAGMTRRRMLDELLMRPLDIALAIPSMLMLLLLASMAPGTMWLLIAVVALINLPDVIRICRASALSISARPAVEAMRLQGEGWWRIAIGFVTRSMIRTVLTDAGTRFTGAIYLVASASFLGVGVSPQTSDWAAMVDRNRVGLFVQPWAVLVPAGLIIALVVGINLLFDQTLTRRDRHGEPAR is encoded by the coding sequence ATGAGAGGTTCATGGCGTCTCATCCCTGGCGTGGTGCTGCTCGGAGTGCCGTTGCTGGCAGCGGTCTTCGGCCCTCTGCTCGTCACGCGCGGCGGGTCCAAGGACACCGCGTCCACGACGGGGAACGGGCACCTGCTCGGCACCGACTACGCCGGAGCTGACGTGCTGAACGAGGTGCTGCTCGGCGGTCGTACCGTCGTGCTGGTGGCGGCCGCGGCAACCGTGTGCCTGTACCTTGCCGCAGTGCCGATCGGTGTGCTGGCAGGGATGACTCGCCGCCGCATGCTCGACGAGCTCCTCATGCGACCCCTGGACATCGCGCTGGCGATCCCGTCCATGCTCATGCTGCTGTTGCTCGCCTCGATGGCGCCGGGAACCATGTGGCTGCTCATCGCCGTCGTCGCGCTGATCAACCTCCCCGACGTGATCCGGATCTGCCGCGCTTCGGCGCTGTCGATCTCGGCACGGCCCGCAGTGGAGGCGATGCGCCTGCAGGGCGAGGGATGGTGGCGGATCGCGATCGGCTTTGTCACCAGGTCGATGATCCGCACGGTGCTCACCGATGCCGGCACGAGGTTCACGGGCGCCATCTACCTCGTCGCCTCGGCGAGCTTCCTTGGCGTCGGGGTGTCACCGCAGACCAGTGACTGGGCAGCGATGGTGGATCGGAACCGCGTCGGGCTGTTCGTACAACCGTGGGCTGTGCTCGTCCCTGCAGGTCTGATCATCGCACTGGTGGTCGGGATCAACCTGTTGTTCGACCAGACGCTGACCCGCCGCGACCGGCACGGGGAGCCGGCGCGATGA
- a CDS encoding ABC transporter permease subunit: MVAIYFLTEALPGDAAVTLAGDTPDPALIAQFRHELGLNRPVLVRLGDWFSDAVRLDLGTSLVGPRQVSDIVGGALGPTVTLAASTLLLVVPAALLLGVVAANREGGAVDRVISSVTLGLYSVPEFALGIVVVAVFAVQLGLFPPTAVGTGNLLESPAVLVLPVLVLLIRPVCSLSRLVSAGMVDALRSGYVQHARRLGIGGVRLQLAHALPNAAAPAAQQLARTTDWLIGGVIVVEAIFVIPGLGTTLVEAVANRDLPVIQGLALLFGVTTVVVNLGADIAARLLVPAAESSR, translated from the coding sequence ATGGTCGCCATCTACTTCCTGACCGAGGCGCTGCCCGGCGACGCGGCCGTGACGCTCGCCGGGGACACCCCGGATCCGGCGCTGATCGCGCAGTTTCGTCATGAGCTCGGGTTGAACCGGCCAGTTCTCGTCAGACTGGGCGATTGGTTCTCCGACGCGGTGCGCCTCGACCTCGGTACGTCGTTGGTGGGTCCCCGGCAGGTCAGCGACATCGTCGGTGGTGCGCTCGGTCCGACGGTGACGCTGGCGGCGTCGACGCTGTTGCTGGTGGTCCCTGCTGCCCTGCTGCTCGGGGTGGTTGCTGCGAACCGGGAAGGTGGAGCGGTCGATCGGGTGATCAGCTCGGTCACGCTCGGCCTGTACTCGGTTCCGGAGTTCGCCCTCGGCATCGTCGTGGTGGCGGTCTTCGCGGTGCAGCTGGGTCTGTTCCCGCCGACTGCCGTGGGTACCGGCAACCTGCTCGAGAGTCCCGCGGTGCTGGTACTTCCGGTGCTGGTGCTGCTGATCCGCCCGGTCTGCTCGCTGAGCAGGCTGGTGAGCGCCGGCATGGTGGACGCGCTGCGGTCGGGATACGTGCAGCATGCCCGCAGGCTCGGCATCGGCGGTGTGCGCCTTCAGCTCGCGCATGCCCTGCCCAACGCCGCGGCGCCTGCCGCGCAGCAGCTGGCCCGCACCACCGACTGGCTGATCGGCGGAGTGATCGTCGTCGAGGCGATCTTCGTCATACCCGGACTCGGAACCACGCTGGTGGAAGCGGTGGCCAATCGGGATCTCCCGGTGATCCAAGGGCTGGCGCTCCTGTTCGGGGTGACGACGGTGGTGGTCAATCTCGGCGCCGACATCGCCGCCCGGCTGCTGGTGCCGGCCGCGGAGTCGTCGCGATGA
- a CDS encoding DUF3516 domain-containing protein, giving the protein MTTIDPLPRPSTDDPDALFDAFTRWAEKQGLSLYPHQEEALIEILSGANVILSTPTGSGKSLVATGAHLAAMASGRRTYYTAPIKALVSERFFALCDVFGASEVGMLTGDASVNPGAPVVCCTAEILANMALRGGDRADVGQVVMDEFHYYTDPDRGWAWQVPLLELPQAQFVLMSATLGDVSRFRDDLTHRTGRPTAVVTSAERPVPLTFSYVTTPLHETMEELLTTHQAPVYIVHFTQAAALERAQALMSVNVCTRAEKDAIAEKIGGFRFATGFGKTLSRLVRHGIGVHHAGMLPKYRRLVETLTQAGLLKVICGTDTLGVGINVPIRTVLFTGLSKYDGTKTRLLQAREFHQIAGRAGRAGFDTVGSVVVQAPDHVIDNAKALAKAGDDPKKRRKVVRKRPPDGTIGWGEPTFERLVESAPEALTSRFTVSHSMLLGVISRPGDAFTAMRKLLTDNHEERPAQLRHIRRAIAVYRALLAAGVVERLPEPDAEGRSLRLTVDLQLDFALNQPLSPFALAAVELLDPESPTYALDVVSVVEATLDDPRQVIRAQLNKARGEAVAAMKAEGIEYDERMALLDEVTHPRPLAELLDAAYEMYRQGHPWVADHLLSPKSVVRDMYERAMTFVEYVSFYGLTRSEGLVLRYLAEAYKALRQTVPAEARTEELTDLIEWLGELVRQVDSSLVDEWERLQNPDEDERRPAAKGPALLTDNVRAFRVLVRNALFRRVELAALRRYDQLGELDAAAGWNADTWADALEPYFEEHADLGIGPDARGPALLIVDEQPGRWVVRQIFDDPAGDHDWGISAEIDLAASNELGTADMRVTDVGRL; this is encoded by the coding sequence ATGACGACCATCGACCCGCTCCCCCGGCCCAGCACCGACGACCCGGACGCCCTGTTCGACGCCTTCACCCGGTGGGCGGAGAAGCAAGGGCTCAGCCTCTATCCCCACCAGGAGGAGGCGCTTATCGAGATCCTGTCGGGTGCGAACGTCATCCTCAGCACGCCGACGGGCTCGGGGAAGAGCCTCGTCGCCACCGGCGCACACCTCGCCGCGATGGCGTCGGGACGTCGCACGTACTACACCGCGCCGATCAAGGCCCTGGTGTCGGAGCGGTTCTTCGCCCTCTGCGACGTCTTCGGCGCGTCCGAGGTCGGCATGCTCACCGGCGACGCGAGCGTCAACCCCGGGGCCCCGGTCGTCTGCTGCACGGCCGAGATCCTGGCCAACATGGCGCTGCGCGGCGGCGACCGCGCCGACGTCGGCCAGGTGGTGATGGACGAGTTCCACTACTACACCGACCCCGACCGCGGCTGGGCGTGGCAGGTGCCACTGCTCGAGCTGCCGCAGGCGCAGTTCGTGCTGATGTCGGCGACCCTCGGCGACGTCAGCAGGTTCCGGGACGACCTGACGCATCGCACCGGGCGCCCGACCGCGGTGGTGACGTCGGCGGAGCGCCCGGTGCCGCTGACGTTCAGCTACGTCACGACGCCGCTGCACGAGACGATGGAGGAGCTGCTCACCACCCACCAGGCCCCGGTCTACATCGTCCACTTCACCCAGGCCGCCGCCCTCGAACGCGCACAGGCGCTGATGAGCGTCAACGTCTGCACCAGGGCAGAGAAGGACGCCATCGCGGAGAAGATCGGGGGCTTCCGCTTCGCCACCGGCTTCGGCAAGACCCTGTCGCGGCTCGTCAGGCACGGCATCGGCGTGCACCACGCCGGCATGCTGCCGAAGTACCGCCGCCTGGTCGAGACGCTCACCCAGGCCGGGTTGCTCAAGGTGATCTGCGGCACGGACACGCTCGGGGTCGGCATCAACGTGCCGATCAGGACCGTGTTGTTCACCGGCCTGTCCAAGTACGACGGAACGAAGACACGGCTGCTCCAGGCGCGCGAGTTCCACCAGATCGCCGGTCGTGCGGGGCGGGCCGGGTTCGACACAGTCGGCTCCGTCGTCGTGCAGGCGCCCGACCACGTGATCGACAACGCGAAGGCCCTGGCGAAGGCCGGCGACGACCCGAAGAAGCGGCGCAAGGTGGTCCGCAAGAGGCCGCCGGACGGCACGATCGGCTGGGGCGAGCCGACGTTCGAACGTCTCGTCGAGTCCGCGCCCGAGGCGCTCACGTCGCGCTTCACCGTGAGCCACTCGATGCTGCTCGGCGTGATCAGCCGTCCCGGCGACGCGTTCACGGCGATGCGCAAGCTGCTCACCGACAACCACGAGGAACGCCCCGCTCAGCTGCGCCACATCAGGCGGGCGATCGCCGTGTACCGCGCCCTGCTCGCCGCCGGTGTCGTGGAGCGGTTGCCCGAGCCGGACGCCGAGGGCCGCTCGCTGCGCCTCACCGTCGACCTGCAGCTCGATTTCGCGCTCAACCAGCCGCTGTCCCCGTTCGCGCTCGCCGCCGTCGAGCTGCTCGACCCCGAGTCGCCGACCTACGCCCTCGACGTGGTGTCGGTCGTGGAGGCGACCCTCGACGACCCCAGACAGGTGATCCGCGCCCAGCTGAACAAGGCACGCGGCGAGGCCGTCGCGGCGATGAAGGCCGAGGGCATCGAGTACGACGAGCGCATGGCCCTGCTCGACGAGGTCACCCACCCGCGTCCGCTCGCCGAGCTGCTCGACGCGGCGTACGAGATGTACCGGCAGGGCCACCCCTGGGTCGCCGACCACCTGCTGTCACCGAAGTCGGTCGTGCGCGACATGTACGAGCGCGCGATGACGTTCGTCGAGTACGTGAGCTTCTACGGGCTGACCAGGTCCGAGGGCCTGGTGCTGCGCTACCTCGCCGAGGCGTACAAGGCGCTGCGCCAGACCGTCCCCGCCGAGGCGCGCACGGAGGAGCTCACCGACCTCATCGAGTGGCTCGGCGAGCTCGTCCGCCAGGTCGACTCCAGCCTGGTCGACGAGTGGGAACGTCTGCAGAACCCGGACGAGGACGAGCGGCGCCCGGCGGCGAAGGGTCCGGCGCTGCTCACCGACAACGTCCGCGCGTTCCGGGTGCTCGTGCGCAACGCGCTGTTCCGGCGGGTCGAGCTCGCGGCCCTGCGTAGGTACGACCAGCTCGGCGAGCTCGACGCCGCGGCCGGCTGGAACGCCGACACGTGGGCCGACGCCCTCGAGCCGTACTTCGAGGAGCACGCCGACCTCGGCATCGGTCCCGACGCGCGCGGGCCGGCCCTGCTGATCGTCGACGAGCAGCCCGGACGCTGGGTCGTCCGGCAGATCTTCGACGACCCCGCCGGCGACCACGACTGGGGCATCAGCGCCGAGATCGACCTCGCGGCGTCGAACGAGCTCGGCACCGCCGACATGCGGGTGACCGACGTCGGCCGACTGTGA
- a CDS encoding ATP-binding cassette domain-containing protein: protein MSTGTSTPDDVLVRARDVHTHFPVRAGVLRRRVGEIRAVDGVSLDIRRGETLALVGESGSGKSTFGRTLVRLVRPTAGSVVFDGADISTTPSARLRAVRPKMQMVFQDPYSSLNPRLTVGSVIAEALAVNRIRPRADRAARVGELFEMVGLDARHVDRYPHELSGGQRQRVGIARALATEPLFVVADEAIAALDVSIQAQIVNLLQDLRDELDLTYLTITHDLGMARHIGDRIAVIYLGRVVEIGGAEALSNRPRHPYTRALLSAVPVPHPEAERLRRRLVLQGEVPSPRNPPSGCRFRTRCPLATEVCATDVPPLRPAPDTDGGSLVACHHADEVASHAV, encoded by the coding sequence ATGAGCACCGGGACATCCACGCCCGACGACGTGCTCGTCCGGGCGCGTGACGTCCACACCCACTTCCCGGTGCGTGCCGGCGTCCTGCGCCGCCGCGTCGGCGAGATCCGCGCCGTCGACGGCGTCAGCCTCGACATCCGCCGCGGCGAGACGCTGGCGCTGGTGGGCGAGAGCGGCTCGGGTAAGTCCACCTTCGGGCGCACGCTGGTGCGGCTCGTCCGGCCGACCGCGGGCAGTGTCGTCTTCGACGGCGCTGACATCAGCACGACGCCGTCGGCACGGCTGCGTGCCGTCCGGCCGAAGATGCAGATGGTCTTCCAGGACCCGTACTCCTCACTCAACCCGCGGCTCACGGTGGGATCAGTGATCGCCGAAGCCCTGGCCGTCAACCGGATCCGGCCTCGCGCCGACCGGGCAGCGCGGGTCGGGGAGCTGTTCGAGATGGTCGGCCTCGACGCCAGGCACGTCGACAGGTACCCGCACGAGCTGTCCGGCGGTCAGCGGCAGCGGGTGGGCATCGCGCGTGCCCTCGCCACCGAGCCGCTGTTCGTCGTGGCCGACGAGGCGATCGCGGCGCTCGACGTCTCGATCCAGGCGCAGATCGTCAACCTCCTGCAGGATCTGCGCGACGAGCTCGACCTCACGTACCTGACCATCACCCATGACCTCGGCATGGCACGGCATATCGGCGACCGGATAGCGGTGATCTACCTCGGCCGGGTGGTCGAGATCGGTGGGGCGGAGGCGCTCTCGAACCGGCCGCGGCACCCGTACACGCGCGCGCTGCTCTCGGCCGTCCCCGTCCCGCACCCTGAGGCCGAGCGTCTGCGGAGGCGGCTCGTGCTCCAGGGCGAGGTCCCCAGTCCGAGGAACCCGCCGAGCGGGTGCCGGTTCCGCACCCGGTGCCCGCTGGCCACGGAGGTCTGCGCGACGGACGTGCCACCGCTGCGCCCCGCGCCCGACACCGACGGCGGCAGCCTCGTCGCCTGTCACCACGCCGACGAGGTCGCGTCGCACGCCGTCTGA